The nucleotide sequence CGAAGGAGTTAAACCGATAATTAAATTATTTCTCTCTGGCACTATGCGTGAAGGATTAACAAATGCTGATGTGACTATCCCAAATTTTGAAGAGGCATTTGTTTTTATTGATAATTCAATTGAATCAAGTTCATTTGCAAAAAAAGTGAACGCTATTCGAATGATGATAAGTGAAAAAATGAGCATCTCAGAAACAAGTCTCAGAATACTGAGAGAACACCTTAAGATGAGTGGGGTAGAAGCCTCAGATTTAAAGGAACTTTTAGAAAAGCTTTGCGATGGCGAAAATGTGGATATTATTAAATACTTGAAAGAAGTTAAGAATGACTAAAAAAGGAAAGGAGTTTGAGTAGGTATGTCTGTATCACGGACAACTATAGGAACGCCACCTTCTTCAGCAGGAATACTTGGCATAAGTGCAAATGAAGATATGGGTGGAATAAAATTTGAACCAGGGGCAGTAGTAATTTTTACTGCAGTCTTTATCTTGTTGGTTAAAATCGTAGATTATCTGGTAAGATAGCTTCAGAGATAAGCTTTTTTGCTACCTTTTGCACTTTTGCTACATCTTGCTTCTCACAACAGACAATTATCTTTAAGCGGAGCCGTTCTGCCTGAGAAAGGGAGCTGACCAACGGGGATAGTCTCTCAAGATTTACTATTTTTCCAGATTCATCCTCTATTTTAACATTTATTGTGCGCACAAAACTTTGGGGAAAATCGACTATGACAACAGTGTCTGATTCACTTTCAATTTCCTCTTCAATCTTCTTTATGTGGCTCAATGGAATTGATGATGAATCAGCAATAAAGGCTTTTTTGAATAATCTTCTTTCCTGAAGTTGAGTTATTATTCTCTTGCACTCTGACACATTTTTGAGAAAAAGAAGGACTTCGTCGTCTCCAGCAGAAAGGAGGAATTCTCTGTCAATAGCATTGTTACGTAGCGCTAGCGATAGTGCCCGTTGCAACATTGCTGATGCTATCCTTACAGTAGGGTGCATATAGACTGCAGAATACATAAGAAAGCGACCAAGGAGGAGTGATTCTGCGGCTGCAAGTGCTCCATATTTTAGGTACAACCCGTCCTTATCAAAAGCGCATGTTGAGATAATTCTTTCTTTATCTATAACTCCATAAGCCACGCCTGTGTAGTGCGCATCTCTCAGAAGGTAATCCATTCTGTCGGAGCCTATGTCCGAGCTGATCAAACTGCCCGAGGAATTAGAAAAAGAGAGTTGTGATATCTCCTTTGGATCCCAGTTCTCTTTAAGTATATCAGATATTTCTCCTTTTTCAATTCTTTTTCTTCCGATTGTTTCATGGCTTCCAAGGAATTCTTTTGTTACTGCTTCAGATTCGTGGGAGAAGCAAATGTGTCCTATGTCGTGGAGGAGGGATGAGAGGCGGATTTTTTCTTTTTCCTCTCTAGAAATGCCACAAGACTGACAAAGTCTTTCAGCAAGCTCCATTGTTCCAAGAGAGTGCTCAAACCGTGTATGATTTGCTCCAGGATAAACCAGATGGGCCATAGCAAGCTGTCTTATTTTTCTCAGTCTTTGCATTGATGGGGAGTCTAAAAGCCTTTTTTCAGTTTCTGTTAGCTGAATGTCTCCATGAATAGGGTCACGGATTGTTAAATGTGATGGCATATTAAACAACTTGATAAAACCCTTTCTTTTTTTCTAAAATCTCTCCTTTTTCAGAGAGGAATGCGAGCATAACGCGGCATGCATCTTGATTTAAGTGAAGATCCTGTGAGAGCTGCTCTACAGTTTTGGGGGCAGAGGAAAGGGAGTTTATAAAGATGGGGGAATGGATTTCATAAAAAGTACGCGTTGCTAGGTAGAGGCGTTTGTCAAAACCGATTGTACCAAGTAAGTCACCTCTTTTTATAAGCTCACGCATCTGATTGTCTTGAAGTCTTTCTATTTCGGATGCCTCTAAAATGGCGTACTCCTTCCCTCCAAGTATAGGTGGAAGAAACTCCTTTTTTTCGGAGGTATCTTCAGGCTGCGGCTGGCTGTCTGTCCCTAACCTATATGCAGTCTCAGAGATGTTATAAACACCTTCCTTAGAATATTTTCCTTTTTTGAAGAGCCATACGGCTCTTTTTTCAAGTAAGGATGAAAGGACCTTTTTTTCTTCACTCGATAATATCTTTGATACGACCGAAGGTGTTCTATTTTCAAACTTAATTTTCGATAGTTTGTATATAACTGCCAACTCGATGGGGCTTAATTGGGTCGATGATGTCTCTTTTTTGGATTCTTCAAACGCGCTTATTGAGAGGAGGTAAAAGCCACCTTTTAGATGAAAAAATTCTACGTCTTCGGTGGGATTCAAGTCTACGCCTTCTGGAAGCTCAAGCAATGTGCGCTTTCCCTCTTTTATTATTTTTATTTTGATTTAAATCACCCTCATAGAAAAGGCCCAGATGGTAGGTGAAAGGAATGGATGTATACACCTCATATTTTTTTATTTTGCCATACGGTTCTTCTTCTGCAAATATTTCAGCAGAAAAAGAGTAGAACTCCACCTCCCCTTTTCTCCAAGAATCTGCCTCAATCCCCGCTTTTGTGCAACAGTGAGAAAGGAATTCTTCCTCGTTCCATCCTTGTTCATAAGCCACTTGAGGTAAGAGAATGCCGAACCGACCTCTGCTCATTGCTATTAAACCATCGCGACCTATCTTTATTTTCGTTGGATAATCGCTTGGCTTTTCAACGACCACTTTTTTTGGCACGGTTAGAACGCTTATTTCTATTAATATTTTATGGAGTTCCAAGGAAGTGAGAGGAGGAAAACGAAAATCCAAAAATGCTGAAGCAAGGGTATTTTCAACTACAGCGTCGCAGAGGGGCATTTGTGGAAAGGGGTGACCAATACACCCGCGAAGCTCTTTTAAAGGATAGCTCTTTAGAGTCACAAAAACTCCCCTTTTCTCTCCGAGAATCCCATCTCTTCTATCAGGATTTAGTTTTTCTCCTCTTTTAAAGTATTCTTCCAACGTTCTTCTTGCTAATTGAATTAGGTATGCTCCCTCTTCAAAAGAGAGATTTCCCTCCCCCATATTGATTCTTTTCAATGCAATCTTTAAATGGATTGAGATATGTGCTTAAAAGTTAAAACGGTATATATCTAAACTGGAGGCAGATTATAAGAAAAGAAAAAACAGAGAACGAAAAAGAAAGAGGACGTTTCCGGAAGAAGGAATGAGCTGGAGACTTAGAACTGCTCTATGGTTAATACTCTTCATCCTCTTCTTCGTCTTCCCAAGTATCTTCGTAGTCATCATCCTCATAGTCTTCTTCCTCATCCTCTTCATCAAACATGTGGTCTCACCTCTTTAGGGGTTTTTAGAAAAGAAAAGGTTAAAATAGCTTTCCTAAAAGAAGTTTTAAGAAGTATGATGAGATATGTTCACGCGAATAAAAACTGCTATAAGAATGTTATTATCTGCACTCTTTAAAAGTAAAAAAAAGCAGATAGCTCTTGGATTTTATGGCTCTCCCAACGCTGGAAAAACGACTCTCGCAAATCGGATATGTATGGATTTTGTTGGTGAGCCTATTGGGGAAGTTTCAGTTATACCTCACGAAACGCGTGTCGTACAAAAAAAGGAAAAAATTAAGATGAGGATCAACGGACACCAGCTGGTAATGGATATATTGGATATGCCGGGAGTAGCAGTAAAGGTTGATTATAGGGACTTTATGGCGTACGGCTTATCAGCAAGAGAAGCACAGGCGCGAGCAAAAGAAGCCACAAGAGGCATTATTGAAGCAATTAAGTATCTTGAAGAGGTGGATGCAGCTCTAGTTATTATGGACGCATGCGAGGAGCCATATAACCAAATCAATGCAACTATTTTAGGTAATCTTGAAGCAAGGAATATCCCACTTCTTATAGTGGCAAACAAAATGGATAAGGTAGAGGCAAACTCACAGAGAATTCGGGAGGTCTTCCCTCAATATCCAGTCGTTGAAATTTCTGCACTCACTGGAAAAAATATAGATGTACTTTACTCAGAAATTTTAAAGAGGCTTGCATAAAAATTAGAGCAACTTTAAAATTAAATTTAATAACTCTTCTTGACTAAAATGTAACATGCACAAATGTCTTAGATGCGGAAAGTTGATTAAAAACATAGAAGAAGCAGAAGAAGGGTGTCGTTGTGGTTCAAAGGTCTTTTTATTTCAGGGTAAAAAAGAAATCGATGATGTGGGGGATGCTGAATGGATAGAAAAAGAGTTGACAAAGAGATTTGGGACTGACGGACACGCCATCGTGCTTGATTTAGAAAATGTAAGAATGAAGTCACGTGGGGTTTTTGAATTGAATATTAATTCTCTTATGAAAAACGACCCGATAGTAGTTAAGGATACAAATGGAGTTTATTATATAAAACTACCATAACAGCAATTTTTGTACTTTAAGAGATGACGAGATGATATTGGGGGGGGAAATAAGGCATCAGAACAAAAAACATCTAAATACGATAGAAAATTACTTCAACGTGTTGTTGAGCATATTCGGAACTTAGAAGCAATCCTACAATGGACAGAGTCTGTGAGTGAGCAGGAATATCAAAAGAGAAGATAGAGAAACTAAACGAATGGAGAATAGCTGAGGAAAGACTTTTTGCCTTGCGCGGGGAGAGAATCTTGTGCAGTTGTCATCTTTCAAAAAAAGTCTGAGAAACGGTTCAAATCCGAAGAAAGAGATAAGAAGCATTCGTATGGAGCGTCTTTATTACTTGTTGAAAGAAAAGATAATAAATGAAAATGAAACGATACCAACGAATATGTTGCTTGCTAGGAAAACGAACGTAATGCGAAGTACAGTCTCATCTGTATTTGAGCTATTTCCTCAACTTGAAAGAGTAAGAGGATGGAAAATCCTCAAGATGCCTCTTGTCCAATTCAGGAAAGGACTTGAAATCAGACACCCATGGACAAAGGAGTATGAATGGGTCGAGAAACGCTTTGCCCATGAGGTTGTTATGGCAATAAACAAGTTGAAGTCTGTTCCTTCAGAAGTTGCAATCAGCAGGCAGTTGGGATTCGCGAAGAGAGGTATTGTAATGAGCTTTTTTAACAGAATAAGTACAAGAAAAGATGAAAATTACAAAAAGATAAAGAAGGCGATGATAAGGAGGTTTGATTCTCTTTCTCATGATGAGCTTTTAAAGATTCTTTCAAAAATCACAAAACCAAATCCCATCCTTGCAGCGGTTAGAGATGAATTCATGAGAAGGGAGGTTAATAGGATTCTGATGCAAAGCACTATTCCGCTCACACTACGACAATTATCAAAAGAGATTAGGGTTACTTATGATGAATTTCAAGGATTTGTATCAAGAAATTCGGATATTAGGGAGATAGTTAGGCAAAAAAACGCAAGCTTGCTTTCTGACTCAATTTTAAAAGGTGAAAGACCGGGTATGATTGCTAGGAGGTTTCAAATAGACTTACGACAAGTTCTTACTGCATTAAAGGGGATAAAACCCAGTGACGTAATGATACATGTAACAAGAAATGTGACGAAGGAGGAAGCAATATCTATGGCTGCGGATATCTTCTCCTCCTTTTTTCAACTTTCGGTGCCCCGGCGTTTATGGGACCCGAGCAATAGAGGAATCTTGGAAATGGCTCGGCACAAATTTGATAGGACAAGTAAGGGGGGAGATATAAAAATCGTAGGCAATGCAGAAGTTGAGAAAGCGAATTTTGTGATTGTAATTCCTCCTTTTTTTGAGGAAAAAACTCTTATTGATGCCATAAATTTGTTGGACAGTGGCTCTTTAGTGATATTTGCGATTCCAAAAAAGATGGAGGTAAATAAGGACGTATTGGGTGCCTTAGAAGAAAGGGGATTTGAATGCAAGGTAAGGGAATTTAGATGGTTTAACGGCCTCGAAAGCGAAATAAAAAAGGTAGTTGTAATGATAAAAAAAAGCGAGGATGCGAGGCTTGAAACATTACCACTAATGTTCAAAAAACAGATGGAAGTCGTGGAGGATTCAAAAGAGAAAATGAGGATATTTTTGAAGAGGATAAGAGGAGAGGAAGCGGAGTTTACACATCAAGCAAAATACGGATTGAACAGCGGCCCTCTCCCTCATTTATCTGAAGTTCATGGAAAGTTACAGCCTTAACAGCGTTTCTAGGGCGCTTTTTTTCTCCATACGCTATTGCGAATAACTCAAAATTCTGAGTGTCCAACGTTTGCACTTTTACACGCGAAAAAACTATGTCTCTTATTTCGGACTCTGATAATAAAGTCTCAAGAAATCTCACAACCAATGATTCTTTGTTTTCACCCTTTACATGAACATTAATCTTTCTCTTTTCTTTTGCGTTACCAATCACGGAGAACATTGCCTTTGCGGCGTTTTCCAGTGCTTCTTTGAAATCTCGTCCGTATGCTTCATAAAGGATATCTGCTGTGTGGTCAAAAAAACGGTATTTAGGTGTCTTAATGGAGGGCATAAGGAAGGGGCACCTCGTCATTTTTCCTATGCTCTATATAGATGAGGGTAAAGTGGGAAGTTTTTTGTAAGTTCAATTACCTCGTTTCTTACTCTTCGTTTAGTTTCTTCATCTTTCCAGTTGTTAATAACTTTTGAGATAAGTCTTCCTATCTCTTTCATCTCGCTTTCTCTCATTCCTCGGGTAGTTAGAGCTGGAGTTCCAAGTCTTATTCCTGACGGATCAAGTGGACTTCTTTTATCAAATGGGATTGTGTTTTTGTTGCACGTGATACCTGCCTCATCTAATGCCGCTGCTGCTTCCTTTCCAGAGAGGCCTTTGTTTGTTAGGTCTACTAAGATAAGGTGATTGTCTGTTCCGCCGGAGACTAGAGAGAAGCCATTGGAGATGAGCTCATCCGCAAGAGCTTTGGCATTTTTGACTATTTGCCTTGAGTATTCTTTAAAGTCAGGAGTTAGCGCTTCCCCAAAAGCTACTGCCATTGCTGCAGTGGTGTGGTTGTGAGGGCCTCCCTGCATTCCGGGAAATACTGCGCGATCTATTTCCTTTGAGAATTTGTCCTTGCAGATTATTATTGCTCCCCGAGGACCTCGTAAGGTTTTGTGAGTAGTCGTCATTACTATATCCGTAGCTGGGAGAGGTGAAGGATGAACACCTCCGATTATTAGACCTGCTATGTGAGAGACATCTGCGAGGGAATATGCTCCAACTTCTTGAGCTATTTCTGCGAATTGGTTGAAATCTATTTTTCGTGGATAGGCAGTAGCGCCTGAAACGATTAGCTTTGGTTTTTCTTTCAGGGCGATTTTTCTTACTTCGTCATAATCTATTAAGTGCGT is from Candidatus Anstonellales archaeon and encodes:
- a CDS encoding TIGR00296 family protein, with the translated sequence MGEGNLSFEEGAYLIQLARRTLEEYFKRGEKLNPDRRDGILGEKRGVFVTLKSYPLKELRGCIGHPFPQMPLCDAVVENTLASAFLDFRFPPLTSLELHKILIEISVLTVPKKVVVEKPSDYPTKIKIGRDGLIAMSRGRFGILLPQVAYEQGWNEEEFLSHCCTKAGIEADSWRKGEVEFYSFSAEIFAEEEPYGKIKKYEVYTSIPFTYHLGLFYEGDLNQNKNNKRGKAHIA
- a CDS encoding HD domain-containing protein: MPSHLTIRDPIHGDIQLTETEKRLLDSPSMQRLRKIRQLAMAHLVYPGANHTRFEHSLGTMELAERLCQSCGISREEKEKIRLSSLLHDIGHICFSHESEAVTKEFLGSHETIGRKRIEKGEISDILKENWDPKEISQLSFSNSSGSLISSDIGSDRMDYLLRDAHYTGVAYGVIDKERIISTCAFDKDGLYLKYGALAAAESLLLGRFLMYSAVYMHPTVRIASAMLQRALSLALRNNAIDREFLLSAGDDEVLLFLKNVSECKRIITQLQERRLFKKAFIADSSSIPLSHIKKIEEEIESESDTVVIVDFPQSFVRTINVKIEDESGKIVNLERLSPLVSSLSQAERLRLKIIVCCEKQDVAKVQKVAKKLISEAILPDNLRF
- a CDS encoding Era-like GTP-binding protein translates to MFTRIKTAIRMLLSALFKSKKKQIALGFYGSPNAGKTTLANRICMDFVGEPIGEVSVIPHETRVVQKKEKIKMRINGHQLVMDILDMPGVAVKVDYRDFMAYGLSAREAQARAKEATRGIIEAIKYLEEVDAALVIMDACEEPYNQINATILGNLEARNIPLLIVANKMDKVEANSQRIREVFPQYPVVEISALTGKNIDVLYSEILKRLA
- the glyA gene encoding serine hydroxymethyltransferase codes for the protein MCALESIQKQDLELYTMMMDEIKRQEECLGLIPSENFVSRAVMEAMGSPLTNKYSEGYPGNRYYEGNVFIDKIENLAISRAKLLFKGAEHINVQPYSGSPANLEIYFALLNFGDKIMGMSLTQGGHLTHGHKVNFSGRAYSVVSYGVDKETHLIDYDEVRKIALKEKPKLIVSGATAYPRKIDFNQFAEIAQEVGAYSLADVSHIAGLIIGGVHPSPLPATDIVMTTTHKTLRGPRGAIIICKDKFSKEIDRAVFPGMQGGPHNHTTAAMAVAFGEALTPDFKEYSRQIVKNAKALADELISNGFSLVSGGTDNHLILVDLTNKGLSGKEAAAALDEAGITCNKNTIPFDKRSPLDPSGIRLGTPALTTRGMRESEMKEIGRLISKVINNWKDEETKRRVRNEVIELTKNFPLYPHLYRA
- a CDS encoding Zn-ribbon containing protein encodes the protein MHKCLRCGKLIKNIEEAEEGCRCGSKVFLFQGKKEIDDVGDAEWIEKELTKRFGTDGHAIVLDLENVRMKSRGVFELNINSLMKNDPIVVKDTNGVYYIKLP
- a CDS encoding preprotein translocase subunit Sec61beta codes for the protein MSVSRTTIGTPPSSAGILGISANEDMGGIKFEPGAVVIFTAVFILLVKIVDYLVR
- a CDS encoding archease, whose translation is MPSIKTPKYRFFDHTADILYEAYGRDFKEALENAAKAMFSVIGNAKEKRKINVHVKGENKESLVVRFLETLLSESEIRDIVFSRVKVQTLDTQNFELFAIAYGEKKRPRNAVKAVTFHELQINEGEGRCSIRILLDV